A single Gammaproteobacteria bacterium DNA region contains:
- the fabF gene encoding beta-ketoacyl-ACP synthase II, which produces MNRRRVVVTGLGIVSPVGNDVKTAWDNILGGKSGIGPIEKYDVSAYTTRFAGLVREFNAADWMGPKEVRKTDPFIHYGVAAAKQAIADAGYEITDENRDRIGAVVGSGIGGIGTIEDEVAQLHKSGPRRVSPFFVPASIINMVAGYISIELKIAGPNFSVVSACTTATHAIGVGTRLIQAGDIDACLVGGAEHGSSPAGLAGFCQARALSTRNDDPEHASRPWDRDRDGFVLGDGAGVLLLEDYESAKARGAKIYGEVIGFGMSSDAYHITLPGNGGAYRCMVNTLRDAGLNPEDIDYINAHGTSTSAGDAVESDAIKQACGEHAYKLSVSSTKSMTGHLLGAAGGIEAIFSLLALRDQVVPPTINLDNPSEGCDLDYTPKVPKERELNVVVSNSFGFGGTNGTVAFRRI; this is translated from the coding sequence ATGAATCGTCGCCGTGTAGTCGTCACCGGCCTGGGGATCGTGTCCCCGGTCGGTAACGACGTAAAGACTGCCTGGGATAACATCCTGGGCGGAAAAAGCGGGATCGGTCCGATCGAAAAGTACGACGTGTCGGCCTATACGACACGTTTTGCGGGATTGGTCCGTGAATTCAACGCTGCAGACTGGATGGGTCCGAAGGAGGTCCGCAAGACGGATCCTTTCATCCACTACGGCGTGGCGGCGGCGAAACAGGCGATCGCCGATGCCGGTTACGAGATCACCGATGAGAATCGCGACCGGATCGGTGCGGTGGTCGGTTCCGGCATCGGCGGTATCGGCACGATCGAGGATGAGGTGGCGCAGCTCCACAAGAGTGGGCCGCGTCGCGTATCCCCGTTCTTCGTGCCGGCCAGCATCATCAACATGGTCGCCGGTTACATTTCGATCGAACTGAAGATCGCCGGCCCCAATTTCTCGGTCGTCAGTGCCTGTACGACGGCCACCCACGCCATCGGTGTGGGTACACGCCTGATCCAGGCCGGTGACATCGATGCCTGTCTGGTCGGCGGCGCTGAACATGGCTCCAGTCCCGCGGGCTTGGCGGGCTTCTGCCAGGCACGGGCACTGTCCACCCGCAACGACGATCCGGAGCACGCCAGCCGGCCCTGGGATCGGGATCGGGACGGTTTCGTTCTCGGAGACGGTGCCGGCGTCCTGCTGCTCGAAGACTACGAATCCGCCAAGGCACGCGGCGCGAAGATCTACGGCGAAGTGATCGGTTTCGGCATGTCCAGTGACGCCTATCACATCACTTTGCCGGGCAACGGGGGCGCCTATCGCTGCATGGTCAACACCCTGCGTGATGCCGGGCTCAATCCCGAAGACATCGACTACATCAACGCGCACGGGACCTCCACGTCGGCCGGCGATGCCGTGGAGTCGGATGCGATCAAGCAGGCCTGTGGCGAGCACGCCTACAAGCTGTCCGTGAGCTCCACGAAGTCCATGACTGGGCATCTGCTCGGTGCCGCGGGCGGCATCGAGGCGATTTTCTCGCTGCTCGCCCTGCGCGATCAGGTCGTGCCGCCAACGATCAATCTAGACAATCCCAGCGAGGGCTGCGATCTGGACTACACGCCGAAGGTGCCCAAGGAACGCGAGCTGAACGTCGTGGTCTCGAATTCGTTCGGATTCGGTGGTACCAACGGCACGGTCGCGTTCCGACGCATCTGA